The following are encoded in a window of Sminthopsis crassicaudata isolate SCR6 chromosome 3, ASM4859323v1, whole genome shotgun sequence genomic DNA:
- the CCNL1 gene encoding cyclin-L1 isoform X3 yields the protein MASGPHPIPAAASASSASSSSASAPASSSSAASSSSAPAVAAAASGGPVSAASGSGPAAGILIGDRLYSEVSLTIDHSLIPEERLSPTPSMQDGLDLPSETDLRILGCELIQAAGILLRLPQVAMATGQVLFHRFFYSKSFVKHSFEIVAMACINLASKIEEAPRRIRDVINVFHHLRQLRGKRTPSPLILDQNYINTKNQVIKAERRVLKELGFCVHVKHPHKIIVMYLQVLECERNQTLVQTAWVVHDGIT from the exons ATGGCGTCCGGGCCTCACCCGATCCCGGCCGCGGCCTCGGCCTCCTCGGCCTCGTCCTCTTCGGCCTCGGCCCCCGCCTCCTCCTCGTCGGCCGCCTCTTCCTCCTCGGCCCccgcggtggcggcggcggcctCGGGGGGTCCGGTCTCGGCGGCCTCCGGCAGTGGCCCCGCGGCCGGAATCCTCATCGGCGACCGGCTGTACTCGGAGGTGTCGCTGACTATTGACCACTCGCTGATCCCGGAGGAGCGGCTGTCGCCCACGCCGTCGATGCAGGACGGCCTCGACCTGCCCAGCGAGACGGACCTACGCATCCTGGGATGCGAACTCATCCAGGCCGCCGGCATCTTGCTTCGGCTGCCCCAG GTGGCGATGGCGACGGGGCAGGTGCTGTTCCACCGCTTCTTCTACTCCAAGTCCTTCGTGAAACACAGTTTTGAG ATTGTTGCCATGGCATGTATCAATCTCGCTTCCAAAATTGAAGAAGCACCTCGTAGAATAAGAGATGTGATAAATGTTTTTCACCATTTACGACAGTTAAGAGGAAAAAG GACACCAAGCCCCCTGATCCTTGATCAGAACTACATAAACACCAAAAATCAAGTAATCAAGGCAGAGAGAAGGGTATTGAAGGAATTGGGATTTTGTGTACATGTCAAGCATCCACACAAG aTCATTGTTATGTATTTACAAGTCTTAGAATGTGAACGGAATCAAACCCTGGTTCAGACAGCCTG GGTAGTCCATGATG GAATTACATGA
- the CCNL1 gene encoding cyclin-L1 isoform X2, with product MASGPHPIPAAASASSASSSSASAPASSSSAASSSSAPAVAAAASGGPVSAASGSGPAAGILIGDRLYSEVSLTIDHSLIPEERLSPTPSMQDGLDLPSETDLRILGCELIQAAGILLRLPQVAMATGQVLFHRFFYSKSFVKHSFEIVAMACINLASKIEEAPRRIRDVINVFHHLRQLRGKRTPSPLILDQNYINTKNQVIKAERRVLKELGFCVHVKHPHKIIVMYLQVLECERNQTLVQTAWVVHDGKS from the exons ATGGCGTCCGGGCCTCACCCGATCCCGGCCGCGGCCTCGGCCTCCTCGGCCTCGTCCTCTTCGGCCTCGGCCCCCGCCTCCTCCTCGTCGGCCGCCTCTTCCTCCTCGGCCCccgcggtggcggcggcggcctCGGGGGGTCCGGTCTCGGCGGCCTCCGGCAGTGGCCCCGCGGCCGGAATCCTCATCGGCGACCGGCTGTACTCGGAGGTGTCGCTGACTATTGACCACTCGCTGATCCCGGAGGAGCGGCTGTCGCCCACGCCGTCGATGCAGGACGGCCTCGACCTGCCCAGCGAGACGGACCTACGCATCCTGGGATGCGAACTCATCCAGGCCGCCGGCATCTTGCTTCGGCTGCCCCAG GTGGCGATGGCGACGGGGCAGGTGCTGTTCCACCGCTTCTTCTACTCCAAGTCCTTCGTGAAACACAGTTTTGAG ATTGTTGCCATGGCATGTATCAATCTCGCTTCCAAAATTGAAGAAGCACCTCGTAGAATAAGAGATGTGATAAATGTTTTTCACCATTTACGACAGTTAAGAGGAAAAAG GACACCAAGCCCCCTGATCCTTGATCAGAACTACATAAACACCAAAAATCAAGTAATCAAGGCAGAGAGAAGGGTATTGAAGGAATTGGGATTTTGTGTACATGTCAAGCATCCACACAAG aTCATTGTTATGTATTTACAAGTCTTAGAATGTGAACGGAATCAAACCCTGGTTCAGACAGCCTG GGTAGTCCATGATGGTAAGTCATAG
- the CCNL1 gene encoding cyclin-L1 isoform X1: MASGPHPIPAAASASSASSSSASAPASSSSAASSSSAPAVAAAASGGPVSAASGSGPAAGILIGDRLYSEVSLTIDHSLIPEERLSPTPSMQDGLDLPSETDLRILGCELIQAAGILLRLPQVAMATGQVLFHRFFYSKSFVKHSFEIVAMACINLASKIEEAPRRIRDVINVFHHLRQLRGKRTPSPLILDQNYINTKNQVIKAERRVLKELGFCVHVKHPHKIIVMYLQVLECERNQTLVQTAWNYMNDSLRTNVFVRFQPETIACACIYLAARALQIPLPTRPHWFLLFGSTEEDIQDICIETLRLYTRKKPNYELLEKEVEKRKVALQEAKLKAKGLNPDGTPALSTLGGFSPASKPSSPREVKPEEKTPISTSMKTIKKEPEDRPQASKSPYNGVRKDSKRSRNSRSASRSRSRTRSRSRSHTPRRHYNNRRSRSGTYSSRSRSRSRSHSESPRRHHNHGSPHLKAKHTREDLKSSNRHGHKRKKSRSRSQSKSRDHSDAAKKHRHERGHHRERRERSRSFERAHKGKHHGGNRSGHGRHRR; encoded by the exons ATGGCGTCCGGGCCTCACCCGATCCCGGCCGCGGCCTCGGCCTCCTCGGCCTCGTCCTCTTCGGCCTCGGCCCCCGCCTCCTCCTCGTCGGCCGCCTCTTCCTCCTCGGCCCccgcggtggcggcggcggcctCGGGGGGTCCGGTCTCGGCGGCCTCCGGCAGTGGCCCCGCGGCCGGAATCCTCATCGGCGACCGGCTGTACTCGGAGGTGTCGCTGACTATTGACCACTCGCTGATCCCGGAGGAGCGGCTGTCGCCCACGCCGTCGATGCAGGACGGCCTCGACCTGCCCAGCGAGACGGACCTACGCATCCTGGGATGCGAACTCATCCAGGCCGCCGGCATCTTGCTTCGGCTGCCCCAG GTGGCGATGGCGACGGGGCAGGTGCTGTTCCACCGCTTCTTCTACTCCAAGTCCTTCGTGAAACACAGTTTTGAG ATTGTTGCCATGGCATGTATCAATCTCGCTTCCAAAATTGAAGAAGCACCTCGTAGAATAAGAGATGTGATAAATGTTTTTCACCATTTACGACAGTTAAGAGGAAAAAG GACACCAAGCCCCCTGATCCTTGATCAGAACTACATAAACACCAAAAATCAAGTAATCAAGGCAGAGAGAAGGGTATTGAAGGAATTGGGATTTTGTGTACATGTCAAGCATCCACACAAG aTCATTGTTATGTATTTACAAGTCTTAGAATGTGAACGGAATCAAACCCTGGTTCAGACAGCCTG GAATTACATGAATGACAGCCTTCGAACCAATGTTTTTGTTCGATTTCAACCAGAGACAATAGCATGTGCTTGTATCTACCTTGCAGCTAGAGCACTTCAG ATTCCACTGCCAACGCGTCCTCATTGGTTTCTGCTCTTCGGTTCCACAGAAGAAGACATTCAGGATATCTGCATAGAAACACTTAGGCTTTATACCAGGAAAAAG CCAAATTATGAATTGctggaaaaagaagtagaaaagaggaaAGTAGCTCTCCAAGAAGCTAAATTAAAAGCGAAAGGATTGAATCCTGATGGAACTCCAGCCTTGTCGACACTGGGTGGCTTTTCTCCAGCTTCTAAACCAT caTCACCAAGAGAAGTAAAGCCAGAAGAGAAAACACCGATATCGACCAGCATGAAGACCATcaaaaaagaaccagaagatAGACCACAGGCCTCCAAGAGCCCTTACAATGG TGTTAGGAAGGACAGCAAGAGAAGTAGAAACAGTAGAAGTGCCAGTCGGTCGAGATCACGAACAAGGTCACGATCTCGATCTCATACACCAAGAAGACA TTATAACAACAGACGGAGTCGGTCGGGAACGTACAGCTCAAGATCGAGAAGTCGCTCCCGCAGTCACAGCGAGAGTCCCCGGAGGCACCACAACCATGGCTCTCCACACCTCAAAGCCAAGCACACCAGGGAGGATTTAAAAAGCTCAAACAGACATGGccacaagaggaaaaaatccCGCTCTCGCTCTCAGAGCAAATCTCGGGATCATTCCGACGCTGCCAAGAAGCACAGGCACGAACGGGGACACCACCGGGAGAGGCGCGAGCGCTCTCGGTCCTTCGAGCGGGCCCACAAAGGCAAGCACCACGGCGGGAACCGCTCAGGACACGGCAGGCACAGGCGCTGA